A window of the Tripterygium wilfordii isolate XIE 37 chromosome 12, ASM1340144v1, whole genome shotgun sequence genome harbors these coding sequences:
- the LOC120011587 gene encoding uncharacterized mitochondrial protein AtMg00810-like — KNAFLNGDLAEEVYMKPPPGYSHPPNTVCRLRRALYGLKQAPRAWFAKFSSTIQQRGFQSSSYDSAFFVRRTALGCVFLLIYVDDMIITGDDYSGITDLKEYLQQQFEMKDLGSLSYFLGLEVLSDTTGYYLSQAKYASDLLARAGLTDSKITSTPLEPNIKLKPSDGTPLSDITLYRQLVGSLVYLTVTRPDIAYAVHVVSQFMSAPRSSHYEAVIHILRYIKATLYYGLHFSAASSLELRAYSDSDWAGDPTDRRSTTGFCILLGDSLISWRSKKQTSVARSSTEAEYRALATTTQEIVWLRWLLGDMGVQSPSPTPLFCDNRSAIHIAHNDVYHERTKHIEIDCHFTRQHVTQRTIQLCSISTLDQPADLFTKPLLPGRFRDLVSKLKLTSTAPT, encoded by the coding sequence aagaatgccttcctcaatggtgatcttgctgaagaagtctatatgaaacctcctcctggctattcacatccccctaatacagtctgtcgccttcgtcgtgccttatatggcctcaaacaagctccacgcgcatggtttgccaagtttagctctactattcaacaacgtggttttcaatccagttcttatgactcagcattctttgttcgtcggacagccttaggctgtgtttttctactaatttatgtcgatgacatgattattacaggagatgattattctggtatcactgatcttaaggaatatcttcaacaacaatttgagatgaaggatcttggttctctaagttactttcttggccttgaagtactctcggacactaccgggtactatttatctcaggctaagtatgcttctgatttacttgctcgggctggtctcacagatagtaagattacttctactccactggaacctaatatcaagcttaaaccttctgatggtactcctctcagtgatatcaccctctatcgacaattggttggtagtctcgtatatcttactgtcacccgccctgatatagcctatgctgtacatgttgttagtcaattcatgtcagctcctcgctcttcccactatgaagcagtcattcatatattgcgttatatcaaagcaactctttattatggccttcatttttctgctgcttcctcacttgagttgcgcgcctactctgactccgattgggctggtgatcccactgatagacgatcaaccactggcttttgcatcttgttaggggattctctcatttcttggcgaagcaagaagcagacttcagttgctcgttcgagcacggaggctgaatatcgtgcacttgctactaccactcaagaaattgtttggcttcgttggcttcttggagatatgggagttcaatctcccagtcctacacctctattttgtgataatagaagtgcaatccacattgctcacaatgatgtttaccatgagcgtaccaaacacattgagattgattgccaTTTTACTCGTCAGCATGTCACACAGAGAACTATTCAACTCTGCTCAATAtctactcttgaccaacctgctgatctcttcaccaagccactcctgccaggtcgtttcagagacttagtttccaaactcaagcttacttctactgcaccaacttga
- the LOC120011144 gene encoding uncharacterized protein LOC120011144 codes for MRIYQHNVQPTNGQNLWLSRGCDKVIPPPMQVVDAGRPKKKRRREHDEPRSGTRLRRRYPKVKCTCCGVEGHNRRSCQNEPLSQQTTEHIGTSASASAAGRGGGRVGGSGGGRGGCTSDVGKLPVRRPIMNNASSSDSAI; via the exons ATGCGGATTTACCAACATAATGTGCAGCCAACAAACGGACAGAATTTGTGGTTATCCAGAGGATGTGACAAAGTCATTCCTCCACCAATGCAGGTTGTAGATGCTGGaagaccaaagaagaaaagacgACGTGAGCATGATGAGCCTAGATCTGGTACACGGTTGCGCAGACGATATCCCAAGGTCAAATGCACTTGTTGTGGAGTTGAAGGGCATAATAGAAGAAGTTGCCAAAATGAACCATTGTCACAG CAAACCACTGAGCATATAGGAACTAGTGCTTCTGCTAGTGCTGCTGGAAGAGGTGGTGGTAGAGTTGGTGGGAGTGGTGGTGGCAGAGGTGGGTGTACTTCTGATGTAGGCAAACTTCCTGTTAGAAGGCCCATTATGAACAATGCTTCATCCAGTGATAGTGCCATTTGA
- the LOC120010183 gene encoding uncharacterized protein LOC120010183: protein MKYPLISSNIVTIGFSLNCRMVELKVFDILFNKTMKPAPRRPMTRSSNRMKRTVQPKGCSGIMNLDSSDDEVLDNFMASFEGSLQGTAGRSGVVAGGGGGVASEGNTGGGGRAGNVKTRAGKA, encoded by the exons ATGAAGTATCCTTTGATCTCATCCAACATTGTTACTATTGGTTTCTCTCTGAATTGCAGGATGGTTGAGTTGAAGGTCTTTGACATATTGTTTAACAAG ACAATGAAGCCTGCTCCAAGACGACCTATGACAAGGTCAAGTAACAGGATGAAGAGGACAGTTCAACCTAAGGGCTGTAGTGGGATAATGAATCTAGATTCCAGTGATGATGAAGTTCTCGACAATTTCATGGCCAGTTTCGAAGGTAGTCTTCAGGGTACTGCTGGTAGGTCTGGTGTTGTtgctggtggaggtggtggagtTGCTAGTGAGGGTAATACTGGTGGAGGTGGTAGAGCTGGAAATGTTAAAACTAGAGCTGGTAAAGCTTGA